A genomic segment from Glycine soja cultivar W05 chromosome 18, ASM419377v2, whole genome shotgun sequence encodes:
- the LOC114395964 gene encoding F-box/LRR-repeat protein At1g55660-like isoform X1: protein MACPLTLAMVIRQLRSFFFGWLEKRMNPQTTQVSLEVGKEAKGILTIKKKIQRTSGSDRQEERDRLSEFPDCVLLHILEFMNTTDAVRTCILSKRWKDLWKGLTSFSFMHFYFRNVDNFNRFVEGVLCYRDHSISLLNLHFRAYSSTACKLLDMIIRYALLFNVQQLTIESGFNFRNMPKNFVPLMFSCPTLITLKLCTTFPLELPKSLLLPALKTLHLVNMIFTASDNDCAEPFSNCNLLNTLVLQYCSLHNDVKVLHISNSNLSSLEMDDTLRFTNPDSFQRKIVLSTPNLSSLTIGDSFSYHQVSSTCNLSFLEEANVDTPSNIDYCDIKSLLQLLINVKILTLSARTLKIILNDLSNLATMRTQPPCFVRLESLEVKMNPYAQMSVMEVNKVVEFLLQNSPQTRVAIINC from the exons ATGGCTTGTCCTTTGACACTGGCAATGGTCATTCGGCAACTGCGGAGCTTCTTCTTTGGGTGGTTGGAGAAACGGATGAATCCCCAAACTACACAG GTGTCATTGGAAGTAGGAAAAGAAGCTAAGGGGATCTTGACGATTAAGAAGAAGATACAAAGGACAAGTGGAAGTGACAGACAAGAGGAGAGGGACAGGTTGAGTGAGTTCCCTGATTGTGTTCTGCTCCATATACTGGAATTTATGAACACAACAGATGCAGTTCGAACTTGTATATTGTCTAAACGATGGAAGGACCTTTGGAAAGGTCTCACAAGTTTCTCTTTCATGCACTTTTACTTTAGAAATGTTGACAATTTTAACAGATTTGTAGAAGGAGTACTGTGTTATCGGGATCACTCTATTTCCTTGCTTAATCTTCATTTCCGGGCCTACAGTTCAACTGCATGCAAACTCCTGGATATGATCATTAGATATGCTTTGTTGTTCAATGTTCAACAATTAACAATTGAATCAGGTTTTAATTTCAGAAACATGCCCAAGAATTTTGTCCCTCTCATGTTTTCCTGTCCGACTTTGATAACTCTTAAACTTTGCACTACGTTTCCTTTAGAACTTCCCAAATCTCTACTTCTACCAGCATTGAAAACCTTGCACTTGGTGAATATGATTTTCACTGCAAGTGACAATGACTGCGCTGAGCCCTTTTCAAACTGTAACTTGTTGAATACTTTGGTACTTCAATATTGCAGTTTGCACAATGATGTAAAAGTCCTCCACATATCTAATTCTAACCTTTCAAGTTTGGAAATGGACGACACCCTTCGATTCACCAACCCGGACTCTTTTCAACGAAAGATTGTGCTTTCTACTCCAAATCTTAGTTCTCTCACAATCGGGGATAGTTTCAGTTATCACCAAGTCTCCTCCACGTGTAATCTTTCATTTCTTGAAGAAGCAAATGTTGACACCCCTTCTAATATAGATTATTGTGACATCAAAAGCTTGTTGCAACTGCTGATTAATGTAAAGATATTGACACTCTCTGCGCGTACCCTTAAGATAATACTAAAT GATCTATCAAATCTTGCTACAATGAGAACTCAACCTCCGTGCTTTGTCAGATTGGAGTCATTGGAAGTGAAAATGAATCCATATGCTCAAATGTCGGTTATGGAAGTAAACAAGGTAGTAGAGTTTTTACTTCAGAACTCTCCCCAAACCAGAGTGGCTATCATAAATTGTTGA
- the LOC114395964 gene encoding F-box/LRR-repeat protein At1g55660-like isoform X3: MACPLTLAMVIRQLRSFFFGWLEKRMNPQTTQVSLEVGKEAKGILTIKKKIQRTSGSDRQEERDRLSEFPDCVLLHILEFMNTTDAVRTCILSKRWKDLWKGLTSFSFMHFYFRNVDNFNRFVEGVLCYRDHSISLLNLHFRAYSSTACKLLDMIIRYALLFNVQQLTIESGFNFRNMPKNFVPLMFSCPTLITLKLCTTFPLELPKSLLLPALKTLHLVNMIFTASDNDCAEPFSNCNLLNTLVLQYCSLHNDVKVLHISNSNLSSLEMDDTLRFTNPDSFQRKIVLSTPNLSSLTIGDSFSYHQVSSTCNLSFLEEANVDTPSNIDYCDIKSLLQLLINVKILTLSARTLKIILNDLSNLATMRTQPPCFVRLESLEVKMNPYAQMSVMEVNKVRCV, translated from the exons ATGGCTTGTCCTTTGACACTGGCAATGGTCATTCGGCAACTGCGGAGCTTCTTCTTTGGGTGGTTGGAGAAACGGATGAATCCCCAAACTACACAG GTGTCATTGGAAGTAGGAAAAGAAGCTAAGGGGATCTTGACGATTAAGAAGAAGATACAAAGGACAAGTGGAAGTGACAGACAAGAGGAGAGGGACAGGTTGAGTGAGTTCCCTGATTGTGTTCTGCTCCATATACTGGAATTTATGAACACAACAGATGCAGTTCGAACTTGTATATTGTCTAAACGATGGAAGGACCTTTGGAAAGGTCTCACAAGTTTCTCTTTCATGCACTTTTACTTTAGAAATGTTGACAATTTTAACAGATTTGTAGAAGGAGTACTGTGTTATCGGGATCACTCTATTTCCTTGCTTAATCTTCATTTCCGGGCCTACAGTTCAACTGCATGCAAACTCCTGGATATGATCATTAGATATGCTTTGTTGTTCAATGTTCAACAATTAACAATTGAATCAGGTTTTAATTTCAGAAACATGCCCAAGAATTTTGTCCCTCTCATGTTTTCCTGTCCGACTTTGATAACTCTTAAACTTTGCACTACGTTTCCTTTAGAACTTCCCAAATCTCTACTTCTACCAGCATTGAAAACCTTGCACTTGGTGAATATGATTTTCACTGCAAGTGACAATGACTGCGCTGAGCCCTTTTCAAACTGTAACTTGTTGAATACTTTGGTACTTCAATATTGCAGTTTGCACAATGATGTAAAAGTCCTCCACATATCTAATTCTAACCTTTCAAGTTTGGAAATGGACGACACCCTTCGATTCACCAACCCGGACTCTTTTCAACGAAAGATTGTGCTTTCTACTCCAAATCTTAGTTCTCTCACAATCGGGGATAGTTTCAGTTATCACCAAGTCTCCTCCACGTGTAATCTTTCATTTCTTGAAGAAGCAAATGTTGACACCCCTTCTAATATAGATTATTGTGACATCAAAAGCTTGTTGCAACTGCTGATTAATGTAAAGATATTGACACTCTCTGCGCGTACCCTTAAGATAATACTAAAT GATCTATCAAATCTTGCTACAATGAGAACTCAACCTCCGTGCTTTGTCAGATTGGAGTCATTGGAAGTGAAAATGAATCCATATGCTCAAATGTCGGTTATGGAAGTAAACAAG GTTAGGTGTGTTTGA
- the LOC114395964 gene encoding F-box/LRR-repeat protein At1g55660-like isoform X4, protein MACPLTLAMVIRQLRSFFFGWLEKRMNPQTTQVSLEVGKEAKGILTIKKKIQRTSGSDRQEERDRLSEFPDCVLLHILEFMNTTDAVRTCILSKRWKDLWKGLTSFSFMHFYFRNVDNFNRFVEGVLCYRDHSISLLNLHFRAYSSTACKLLDMIIRYALLFNVQQLTIESGFNFRNMPKNFVPLMFSCPTLITLKLCTTFPLELPKSLLLPALKTLHLVNMIFTASDNDCAEPFSNCNLLNTLVLQYCSLHNDVKVLHISNSNLSSLEMDDTLRFTNPDSFQRKIVLSTPNLSSLTIGDSFSYHQVSSTCNLSFLEEANVDTPSNIDYCDIKSLLQLLINVKILTLSARTLKIILNIGVIGSENESICSNVGYGSKQG, encoded by the exons ATGGCTTGTCCTTTGACACTGGCAATGGTCATTCGGCAACTGCGGAGCTTCTTCTTTGGGTGGTTGGAGAAACGGATGAATCCCCAAACTACACAG GTGTCATTGGAAGTAGGAAAAGAAGCTAAGGGGATCTTGACGATTAAGAAGAAGATACAAAGGACAAGTGGAAGTGACAGACAAGAGGAGAGGGACAGGTTGAGTGAGTTCCCTGATTGTGTTCTGCTCCATATACTGGAATTTATGAACACAACAGATGCAGTTCGAACTTGTATATTGTCTAAACGATGGAAGGACCTTTGGAAAGGTCTCACAAGTTTCTCTTTCATGCACTTTTACTTTAGAAATGTTGACAATTTTAACAGATTTGTAGAAGGAGTACTGTGTTATCGGGATCACTCTATTTCCTTGCTTAATCTTCATTTCCGGGCCTACAGTTCAACTGCATGCAAACTCCTGGATATGATCATTAGATATGCTTTGTTGTTCAATGTTCAACAATTAACAATTGAATCAGGTTTTAATTTCAGAAACATGCCCAAGAATTTTGTCCCTCTCATGTTTTCCTGTCCGACTTTGATAACTCTTAAACTTTGCACTACGTTTCCTTTAGAACTTCCCAAATCTCTACTTCTACCAGCATTGAAAACCTTGCACTTGGTGAATATGATTTTCACTGCAAGTGACAATGACTGCGCTGAGCCCTTTTCAAACTGTAACTTGTTGAATACTTTGGTACTTCAATATTGCAGTTTGCACAATGATGTAAAAGTCCTCCACATATCTAATTCTAACCTTTCAAGTTTGGAAATGGACGACACCCTTCGATTCACCAACCCGGACTCTTTTCAACGAAAGATTGTGCTTTCTACTCCAAATCTTAGTTCTCTCACAATCGGGGATAGTTTCAGTTATCACCAAGTCTCCTCCACGTGTAATCTTTCATTTCTTGAAGAAGCAAATGTTGACACCCCTTCTAATATAGATTATTGTGACATCAAAAGCTTGTTGCAACTGCTGATTAATGTAAAGATATTGACACTCTCTGCGCGTACCCTTAAGATAATACTAAAT ATTGGAGTCATTGGAAGTGAAAATGAATCCATATGCTCAAATGTCGGTTATGGAAGTAAACAAG GTTAG
- the LOC114395964 gene encoding F-box/LRR-repeat protein At1g55660-like isoform X2 produces the protein MACPLTLAMVIRQLRSFFFGWLEKRMNPQTTQVSLEVGKEAKGILTIKKKIQRTSGSDRQEERDRLSEFPDCVLLHILEFMNTTDAVRTCILSKRWKDLWKGLTSFSFMHFYFRNVDNFNRFVEGVLCYRDHSISLLNLHFRAYSSTACKLLDMIIRYALLFNVQQLTIESGFNFRNMPKNFVPLMFSCPTLITLKLCTTFPLELPKSLLLPALKTLHLVNMIFTASDNDCAEPFSNCNLLNTLVLQYCSLHNDVKVLHISNSNLSSLEMDDTLRFTNPDSFQRKIVLSTPNLSSLTIGDSFSYHQVSSTCNLSFLEEANVDTPSNIDYCDIKSLLQLLINVKILTLSARTLKIILNIGVIGSENESICSNVGYGSKQGSRVFTSELSPNQSGYHKLLKVISLFVLNHLG, from the exons ATGGCTTGTCCTTTGACACTGGCAATGGTCATTCGGCAACTGCGGAGCTTCTTCTTTGGGTGGTTGGAGAAACGGATGAATCCCCAAACTACACAG GTGTCATTGGAAGTAGGAAAAGAAGCTAAGGGGATCTTGACGATTAAGAAGAAGATACAAAGGACAAGTGGAAGTGACAGACAAGAGGAGAGGGACAGGTTGAGTGAGTTCCCTGATTGTGTTCTGCTCCATATACTGGAATTTATGAACACAACAGATGCAGTTCGAACTTGTATATTGTCTAAACGATGGAAGGACCTTTGGAAAGGTCTCACAAGTTTCTCTTTCATGCACTTTTACTTTAGAAATGTTGACAATTTTAACAGATTTGTAGAAGGAGTACTGTGTTATCGGGATCACTCTATTTCCTTGCTTAATCTTCATTTCCGGGCCTACAGTTCAACTGCATGCAAACTCCTGGATATGATCATTAGATATGCTTTGTTGTTCAATGTTCAACAATTAACAATTGAATCAGGTTTTAATTTCAGAAACATGCCCAAGAATTTTGTCCCTCTCATGTTTTCCTGTCCGACTTTGATAACTCTTAAACTTTGCACTACGTTTCCTTTAGAACTTCCCAAATCTCTACTTCTACCAGCATTGAAAACCTTGCACTTGGTGAATATGATTTTCACTGCAAGTGACAATGACTGCGCTGAGCCCTTTTCAAACTGTAACTTGTTGAATACTTTGGTACTTCAATATTGCAGTTTGCACAATGATGTAAAAGTCCTCCACATATCTAATTCTAACCTTTCAAGTTTGGAAATGGACGACACCCTTCGATTCACCAACCCGGACTCTTTTCAACGAAAGATTGTGCTTTCTACTCCAAATCTTAGTTCTCTCACAATCGGGGATAGTTTCAGTTATCACCAAGTCTCCTCCACGTGTAATCTTTCATTTCTTGAAGAAGCAAATGTTGACACCCCTTCTAATATAGATTATTGTGACATCAAAAGCTTGTTGCAACTGCTGATTAATGTAAAGATATTGACACTCTCTGCGCGTACCCTTAAGATAATACTAAAT ATTGGAGTCATTGGAAGTGAAAATGAATCCATATGCTCAAATGTCGGTTATGGAAGTAAACAAGGTAGTAGAGTTTTTACTTCAGAACTCTCCCCAAACCAGAGTGGCTATCATAAATTGTTGAAAGTTATATCATTATTCGTGCTTAACCATTTag GTTAG